A genomic window from Punica granatum isolate Tunisia-2019 chromosome 2, ASM765513v2, whole genome shotgun sequence includes:
- the LOC116194424 gene encoding IN2-2 protein-like isoform X3 — MAAVKRIKLGSQGFEVSAQGLGCMGMSGCYGPPKSESDMIALIHHAVDSGITFLDTSDIYGPHTNEILLGKALKGIRDRVQLATKFGAYFEGGKGNIRGDPAYVRTACEGSLKRLDIDCIDLYYQHRIDTQVPIEVTTGELKKLVEEGKIKYIGLSEASASTIRRAHAVHPITAVQLEWSLWSRDVEEDIIPTCRELGIGIVAYSPLGRGFFSLGSKLVENLSNDDFRKEEWIATETG, encoded by the exons ATGGCGGCAGTGAAGAGGATCAAGTTGGGGTCTCAGGGCTTCGAGGTCTCCGCTCAGGGCCTCGGCTGCATGGGCATGTCCGGCTGCTACGGCCCCCCGAAGTCCGAGTCCGACATGATCGCCCTCATCCATCACGCCGTCGACAGCGGCATCACCTTCCTCGACACCTCCGATATCTACGGCCCTCACACCAACGAGATTCTCCTCGGCAAG GCGTTGAAGGGGATAAGGGACAGAGTCCAATTAGCCACCAAATTTGGGGCTTATTTTGAAGGCGGGAAGGGGAACATCCGTGGAGACCCAGCCTACGTGAGGACAGCCTGCGAGGGCAGCTTGAAGCGGCTCGATATCGATTGTATTGACCTCTACTACCAGCACAGGATCGATACTCAAGTACCCATCGAAGTGACG ACTGGGGAGCTGAAGAAACTCGTTGAGGAggggaaaataaaatacatcGGTCTGTCTGAGGCCTCTGCCTCAACTATCAGAAGGGCCCACGCCGTTCATCCAATAACTGCTGTTCAGTTGGAGTGGTCACTGTGGTCGAGAGATGTGGAGGAAGATATAATTCCCACATGCAG gGAACTGGGGATTGGGATTGTGGCATACAGTCCTCTGGGACGAGGGTTCTTCTCTTTGGGCTCAAAACTGGTTGAGAACTTGTCGAATGATGACTTCAGAAAG GAGGAATGGATAGCCACAGAAACTGGCTAA
- the LOC116194424 gene encoding probable aldo-keto reductase 2 isoform X1: MAAVKRIKLGSQGFEVSAQGLGCMGMSGCYGPPKSESDMIALIHHAVDSGITFLDTSDIYGPHTNEILLGKALKGIRDRVQLATKFGAYFEGGKGNIRGDPAYVRTACEGSLKRLDIDCIDLYYQHRIDTQVPIEVTTGELKKLVEEGKIKYIGLSEASASTIRRAHAVHPITAVQLEWSLWSRDVEEDIIPTCRELGIGIVAYSPLGRGFFSLGSKLVENLSNDDFRKHLPRFQPENLEHNKKLFDRVNDIAHREGCTPSQLALAWVHHQGDDVCPIPGTTKIDNLKQNIGALSVKLTSEEMAELESIAAPDNVKGERYMSDVATWKNSETPPMSSWKAA, translated from the exons ATGGCGGCAGTGAAGAGGATCAAGTTGGGGTCTCAGGGCTTCGAGGTCTCCGCTCAGGGCCTCGGCTGCATGGGCATGTCCGGCTGCTACGGCCCCCCGAAGTCCGAGTCCGACATGATCGCCCTCATCCATCACGCCGTCGACAGCGGCATCACCTTCCTCGACACCTCCGATATCTACGGCCCTCACACCAACGAGATTCTCCTCGGCAAG GCGTTGAAGGGGATAAGGGACAGAGTCCAATTAGCCACCAAATTTGGGGCTTATTTTGAAGGCGGGAAGGGGAACATCCGTGGAGACCCAGCCTACGTGAGGACAGCCTGCGAGGGCAGCTTGAAGCGGCTCGATATCGATTGTATTGACCTCTACTACCAGCACAGGATCGATACTCAAGTACCCATCGAAGTGACG ACTGGGGAGCTGAAGAAACTCGTTGAGGAggggaaaataaaatacatcGGTCTGTCTGAGGCCTCTGCCTCAACTATCAGAAGGGCCCACGCCGTTCATCCAATAACTGCTGTTCAGTTGGAGTGGTCACTGTGGTCGAGAGATGTGGAGGAAGATATAATTCCCACATGCAG gGAACTGGGGATTGGGATTGTGGCATACAGTCCTCTGGGACGAGGGTTCTTCTCTTTGGGCTCAAAACTGGTTGAGAACTTGTCGAATGATGACTTCAGAAAG catcTCCCAAGGTTCCAACCCGAAAACTTGGAGCACAATAAAAAGTTATTCGATAGAGTGAACGACATCGCACACAGGGAAGGGTGCACTCCATCACAGCTAGCCCTCGCGTGGGTCCACCACCAGGGGGATGACGTGTGCCCCATCCCTGGGACCACCAAGATAGATAACCTTAAACAGAACATTGGAGCCCTGTCCGTCAAACTGACATCAGAAGAAATGGCAGAGCTTGAATCCATTGCAGCACCTGATAACGTGAAGGGTGAAAGGTACATGTCAGATGTTGCCACATGGAAGAATTCAGAGACGCCGCCCATGTCCTCATGGAAAGCTGCCTAA